The Anopheles merus strain MAF unplaced genomic scaffold, AmerM5.1 LNR4000189, whole genome shotgun sequence genomic sequence GCTGCCGGTTCGAGCGCGCTGCTCCTACAGTCGCGATCCTTCGAGCGAGCGCATTACAAAGCGCTCAAGTGTTTGCAGCTGCGCGATGAACTCGCGGTGGAAAGTGCGATCGTGGCAGCGCAGCGTGCCGTTAGCGAACTTTTCAAGCTTACCAGCATCGAATCCACCAAACACATCTACCACGGGCTGTGCCGGTTGCGGATGCTGCAGCAGATCGAAGACTTCGGTGAGGTACACTTCTCCAGACAGATCGACTGCGAGCAGGACCTGCTGAACCGGTGGAGGGAACAGGACGAGCTGCCGCACAGCGAGTTCACGCTGCTGGAAACGATCCTTTCCCAGCGGCTGTCCATCTTCAGCACGGCCGGGATTCGTGCGAAACGTAAATGGGTACCGCCGGCAGTGTAcagcacgctgctgctgctgatccacGAATCGCGCCTGCGAGGCTTCGTGGACTGTGCGGTACGGAATGTGGTGCTGATCGGGAAGCAGGAGCTGCCGGCCAACGTGCAGTCGGTGGTGATGCTGGAAAATGCACAGCTCAATTGGAGTGCCGGCCAGCCGGTGCTGGCGAAGGAGTTGGCGTGGGAAGTAATGAACAGCGCCAAGTACACTGATCCGATGGTGAAGGGAGTGGCGTGTCGCCTTTACGGTGAGTTCCTTGCCGAAGGACACTCGCAGGAGATCAAGTCGCTATGCTCGGACTACTTTCAACAAGCGGAAAAATATGTCCAGTTTGTGCTGTCGCGAcaggcggcggcgacggctgCGGGTGGCGAACAGAAAACCTCGCCCGGGAACGTTCCCGCTAACCATCGTTGCTTCGACGTGGATCGTAACTTCACCGTGCAGCACACCGTCGCGAAGTACGCGGATCGTGAATTTGTGCGGGTAGGTTGAGGAGCATTGCAATATTAAATGGGGTaaactaaatgaaaatttgCTCCTCCCTTTCCTGCAGCTCACACGATGAGACACGTGCTTCATGccctgttttctctctctctctctctctttttgcttttccgccAGTAAGGGGATATACGACGCCAAGCGTCAACATGCTAACGTTGCACAACGTTGCCGATGAGGAAATGAACGCTCTGCTGACTCAGAAACAGAaactgctgctcgagctgaagCACTACGAAAACAACATCAAGTACAACAAGGAAATCCTGAGCAACACGAGCGAAAGCAATCTGGTGCAGAGTGTGCCGGACAACGTCGGCATCATACCGTCCAACACGCGGCTACAGATCGGGATTTCCACCAGCTACGATAGCAACGATATGAACATCGACATCACCGTGTCGACCAACAACTCGACCACGATTCGTGTCGTGTTGATCTTTGCTGATCAGCTGTTCAAGGAGGAAACGCTGATCGCGCACCTGACGAAGGACGTTTCGCGCATACTGATACCGCTCAAGACGCTCAAGGACAATGCGCAGGACATTCACATCAAAGCGTTCGTCGGCTACCCGAGCAGTGTGCAGTTTCACGTGTTTGAACTGACCCGTCAGCTGCCCAAGTTTGCGATGTACACCATACCGCACAATCTGACCGGGTCACCGAAGAGTGTGTGTAAGTATGCCGCTTACGTTAtgtgtgcagttttgttttttttacgcgCTTAGTCACCCGGTATTTGTAGATGAAGTGAAGATCATCTGATTATTTTAAACCGCCAACACGTGCTTGCATGCATAAGTCATCGACATTCGACCCCAAAACCGAATGCCCGAACCAGTTTtgctgtgtggtgtggtggtggtgctggatgGAAAACTGTGATTTGTGTTGTACGCCTTAACCGTTCGTACGGATGCAGTGCTAAAGCCCAGTGATGGATTCCTTTTTCGGCTTCGATACCAGTCTGCCGGGTGAGAACGACGAGGagtaggaggaggaggaagctcGCCGATTCTTCCAGGCAGCACCGCGGCGCACCGCCGAACTGCATTCGCCGCTGCAGCGGCGCCGATGCAAAGAAGACATCTCGGACGAGGAGGAGTATGACGCCCTGAATGACGAAACGTTCGGTGCGGCGGACAAGGGCGACTGGAAGGACATCCACGAGCATCTCGTGCGGCTGGAAAGTTGCAGGAATGGGGGGCGAACCGGTTCCTTCCTTGGGGAGGATGAGGACGACGGGGGCAgcagcgacaacaacaacagcgagaGCGGCCGTAGCAGTGTGGTGGCCCAAAGCATTGGCGATGAGTTCGCGAACAAGCTATGGCTGGATCCGAGCATCTGGGGTAGCCCGGCGAAGGTTCCGGCTCCGGTGCAGCCACCGTACAGCGATTATAGGCCCAGCGGTACGCCATTTTCTGCCCTGCCAACACAGCAGAGCGCCTTTCGACCACCGGAACCGGCGCATCCGATCGGGGGAGGTGGCCTGCCGCCAAAACCGCCTCCCTCACTGCCACCGGGCTTGTTTCCACCCATGAAGATGCTGTCAGTGGAGGACATTGAACGAACCATCatccagcatcagcatcagcaaaatCAGCATCAAAGTATGCTGCAAAAGCAAatgtcacagcagcagcagcagcaacaacaacaacaccaactccATTACCATCACAACCAatttcaccagcagcagcagcagcagacactgCAACCATTCCGCACACCGGCACCGGTCCCggcccaaccaccaccaccagtgaaAGCTCGCGATCATTTCACACCCGCCAAGGAGGTAAAGAGTATGCAGCCGCCGATCCCGATGATCTCCTCGCCAGTAGCAGCACCACCGTTACGGGTACCACCGGCGCTGCTCACCCCGCCGCTTTCGCTGCTGGGCGCCCGAAACGCCGGCCCCGCTGCCCTGTTCCCGCCCGGACCGTCGCAGGATGCTGAACAACGCGAACCGTCTTCCGCTTGGTTTGCTGCCGTACAACATGCTAGCCGCCCGACCGTACTCGACCCCGATCAACAACCTGGCGATGCATCCGGCATTCCCGCAGCGCTGCTCGTACGGTTCCCCGCTGCAAGGGTTTCTGGGTGGCCCCGGCCCGGTACAGATGGGTCCGCCACCGCCGCTACCTCCTCGCCATCCGGGACCAGCGCCGGGTGGGCCGCCGCCATTTTTGATGCAGCGCAGCCCGACGCCCCTGCCGACGAACCAGTTCAACCAGCGGCTGGTGCaggaaattcaacaaaaccaTCCGCTGCTCGCGTTCAACCGACAGCTCGCTGCGGCCAGCACGCTCAGCGTTTGCGGCAATGGCGTGAACAAAGCAGCCCCGCTAGTAGCCCTGCCAAGGGCGGGTTttatgaagcagcagcaccatttccagcagcagcagcaacgatccCGAGTAGGCAATGGAATGCCATCGAGCACTGCAGGCGGCGGGCAGCCAGAGGAGCGCGATGAGTACGCAAACATGATGAGCAATCGCAACAAGCAGTGGCTAATCGGGATAAAGCTGACGCAGCTCAACTCGGACGCACCCTACTTTAACGATTACTATTTCACCGTGTACAAGCAGCGGCTGGCAGCGGCGAAGGGCGAGGGCGATAATAGGATCTATCGCGAAAATCAGCTCAACCATCCGTTCACCCAGCCGGAGGAGCATGCCCAGCTGCTGTTACTGTCGCTGCTGTCGAAGAACGGCAAGAGCGGGCTGCTCGGCACGAACCGCGAACGTCGCAGTTCCGAATCCCGCTCCAACCCGAACGGCGGTAGCGAGGGAAAGGATGGCTCAGCGCCGACGGGTGGTGGTCGAGCGTATACCCCGCTCCAATTTCAAAATTCGCTCGGCAAGCTGCAGTGCGGTAGTGTGATAGCGCCGCGAAAGCTCATCGACGCCGACGTGATGGGCAGCGACCAGCTGAACGGAAATGGCGTGCCGGCACTTGAACCGCCGCCCGCCGCTATCCAGCGCAAAGCTCGCCATGTGCTGCTGCTTATCGAGACGCTGTACAAGTTGGTGCTCAAGCTGGAAGATCTCGGCAATCCCGTTGCGATCGAAGCGATGAAAGCGCTGCGCGAAAAGAAAATGCGCAAGCGaaccagcagcaccggcagcggcagcggtgtGGCGTGTTTGTCAGAAGCGGGCGCCAAGATTGGCAACGCATTGATAATTAATCCGAATTGGTAATTTAATGATAGTCACGTAAGATGATTTAACCAACAAATCCCGTTAATGTCGATACTAAGCttcggtttttttaaatttaatttaattgctctCAATCTGCTTTTCAATAAGCGAAATATTGCGATATTACCATATACATTTTAATGTGAAAATCTAGAGAAGACTAGTTTTTAGcctaacacacacccacacacacacaacctcaCACTTGTAAAGTGTGGCAAGGGAAGAACTGATACTGAGTTGTCGATGATCATTTAATGTTCCTTATTTATTAGGCTTTGCGTATGTAaaacacacgtgtgtgtgtaaaagggtagCGTAAACTGAATTGCGTATACTCTGTCACACGCCGAAATGAATATATTCCATGCTCCTCTCCATATAAACCCCTGTGAACCGAATGGTATCGTTAGATATTGCTTTTGCAAACCGTGTTATATAGTCATTTAAGTTTGGGCACGACATATAAAGCCCCCCCCTCTTACCTCCCCGGTTAGGTTATTAGGTTATCCGCATGTCGTGCTCGTGCTGATATTTAATTTCGCCCATAGTGTTTCGCGCAAACAGAGCACGTGCGGTTTGAATAGGATTGCAAATCGATCGAATCGAACTCTTTAGTGTAGTGTAAGTTAGTTAACTGGCCAAGGATGACAGACTCGATGTGTACAATGTGGCAGGGGTTTCCCCAGgcgttctcatagctgtgggacactttattgactctttcttaagtAAAATGTaacgggaattggactctatagcacccttgttggacatatccaataggaatttccaacgaACCTTTCCAAAAGGGTgcaatagagtccaatttccgtcatgtgaagttcacttcccaattagaaagagtcaagaagTAGTGTCTCATAACTATAACCAGGctagaacccctggaaaatcctgtaaacTGCATTTGAGCCACTTTGTCACATCCATCCGCCCTCTACACAATTAAGCTTCACGTGCAATGAGAAATGGAAAGAGTAGCTGTAGACACTGTAAAAACTGTCCGTACCCGCTTACGGCACTATCAaacgaaacattaaaacacattcgtCTCTTCATTCAGTAGTACATAAATCTATAGATACATAATTTTATAGTTGAGTGCATTTACCTGAACTTGTTTTTAGACTAATCTTTCGATAGCTCTTTTTCACGTGTCCGTTGGTGTTTATCACTCACTGAACTTCTTTACACGATTActtctttccttttcaaatGTACTAGCTAGATGTACTATGGCACTGCAATTACTTTTCGGAAAACTTAAAACCTATTACACTACTCACTTGAATTGCTTTGATTTCTCTACCTACTTTCCAATATAAGAACGGTTAAAAAATGTGAAGAGAGCCAACATGCCAAGAAAGCTGtgtaaatgagcattttagGCTATAATCTTGAACATAAACTTAAACACTGagcagcataaaaaaactgcaattGAGTTAAACTATCCATGTAAAAGCTCTGTAATTAAAAAGCAATCAAGCGCAAATTCCGAAACATGCGATAGAGAAAATGTGTCtaagaaaaatgaacaaaaaaaggagataTCCACGATGGAATTgtcgaaaaagaacaaacaaataaatcgaactaattttttttgggtttcttTTGTTATGATGCTTATGAACGCGAGCAAAATGGGTCGttagtttttgtgttttttagcgTAGAATTATGgtgcaatacagggttttccaattaagtttagactagcagcatactttttttgaatagtcgcaatagattcttgactagcatcctttatttttgattacgagcaatggattattgactaggagcaattgatt encodes the following:
- the LOC121601816 gene encoding serine/threonine-protein kinase ATM-like isoform X1; translation: MEYYRLEQNYARCLVMQDASTPWSQDTALDSAGTQNAILQTLKDSSLYGLARSLHVAPQQIDYECAWRLSDWNVLFDADGGVGPNVPKRAPAAGSSALLLQSRSFERAHYKALKCLQLRDELAVESAIVAAQRAVSELFKLTSIESTKHIYHGLCRLRMLQQIEDFGEVHFSRQIDCEQDLLNRWREQDELPHSEFTLLETILSQRLSIFSTAGIRAKRKWVPPAVYSTLLLLIHESRLRGFVDCAVRNVVLIGKQELPANVQSVVMLENAQLNWSAGQPVLAKELAWEVMNSAKYTDPMVKGVACRLYGEFLAEGHSQEIKSLCSDYFQQAEKYVQFVLSRQAAATAAGGEQKTSPGNVPANHRCFDVDRNFTVQHTVANKGIYDAKRQHANVAQRCR
- the LOC121601816 gene encoding serine/threonine-protein kinase ATM-like isoform X2 — protein: MEYYRLEQNYARCLVMQDASTPWSQDTALDSAGTQNAILQTLKDSSLYGLARSLHVAPQQIDYECAWRLSDWNVLFDADGGVGPNVPKRAPAAGSSALLLQSRSFERAHYKALKCLQLRDELAVESAIVAAQRAVSELFKLTSIESTKHIYHGLCRLRMLQQIEDFGEVHFSRQIDCEQDLLNRWREQDELPHSEFTLLETILSQRLSIFSTAGIRAKRKWVPPAVYSTLLLLIHESRLRGFVDCAVRNVVLIGKQELPANVQSVVMLENAQLNWSAGQPVLAKELAWEVMNSAKYTDPMVKGVACRLYGEFLAEGHSQEIKSLCSDYFQQAEKYVQFVLSRQAAATAAGGEQKTSPGNVPANHRCFDVDRNFTVQHTVAKYADREFVR
- the LOC121601816 gene encoding Bardet-Biedl syndrome 2 protein-like isoform X3; protein product: MSSLCCRDRRRRRLRVANRKPRPGTFPLTIVASTWIVTSPCSTPSRIRGYTTPSVNMLTLHNVADEEMNALLTQKQKLLLELKHYENNIKYNKEILSNTSESNLVQSVPDNVGIIPSNTRLQIGISTSYDSNDMNIDITVSTNNSTTIRVVLIFADQLFKEETLIAHLTKDVSRILIPLKTLKDNAQDIHIKAFVGYPSSVQFHVFELTRQLPKFAMYTIPHNLTGSPKSVYEVKII
- the LOC121601812 gene encoding protein PAT1 homolog 1-like — its product is MDSFFGFDTSLPEDISDEEEYDALNDETFGAADKGDWKDIHEHLVRLESCRNGGRTGSFLGEDEDDGGSSDNNNSESGRSSVVAQSIGDEFANKLWLDPSIWGSPAKVPAPVQPPYSDYRPSGTPFSALPTQQSAFRPPEPAHPIGGGGLPPKPPPSLPPGLFPPMKMLSVEDIERTIIQHQHQQNQHQSMLQKQMSQQQQQQQQQHQLHYHHNQFHQQQQQQTLQPFRTPAPVPAQPPPPVKARDHFTPAKEVKSMQPPIPMISSPVAAPPLRVPPALLTPPLSLLGARNAGPAALFPPGPSQDAEQREPSSAWFAARCSYGSPLQGFLGGPGPVQMGPPPPLPPRHPGPAPGGPPPFLMQRSPTPLPTNQFNQRLVQEIQQNHPLLAFNRQLAAASTLSVCGNGVNKAAPLVALPRAGFMKQQHHFQQQQQRSRVGNGMPSSTAGGGQPEERDEYANMMSNRNKQWLIGIKLTQLNSDAPYFNDYYFTVYKQRLAAAKGEGDNRIYRENQLNHPFTQPEEHAQLLLLSLLSKNGKSGLLGTNRERRSSESRSNPNGGSEGKDGSAPTGGGRAYTPLQFQNSLGKLQCGSVIAPRKLIDADVMGSDQLNGNGVPALEPPPAAIQRKARHVLLLIETLYKLVLKLEDLGNPVAIEAMKALREKKMRKRTSSTGSGSGVACLSEAGAKIGNALIINPNW